In one Cyprinus carpio isolate SPL01 chromosome B2, ASM1834038v1, whole genome shotgun sequence genomic region, the following are encoded:
- the LOC109107726 gene encoding structural maintenance of chromosomes protein 6-like: MSKRKSSNSGQAPDKRSQLSQPEASEEDETGYFSSGEGLSTSQSVTGEVGIIESISLRNFMCHSMLGPFAFGPNVNFVVGNNGSGKSAVLTALVVALGVKAHTTNRGSFIKGFVKEGERFADVSITLRNRGRDAYKPEVFGQSIIVDHCISSEGMETYNLRSKAGHLVSSKKEELISILDHFNIQVDNPVSVLTQEMSKDILHSNGKGDKYEFFLKATRLDQMKEDLTCIMKTKTMTQNTVEKHRETLQELKRKYHEKEERYKSLASLDEMQKKLDELKNQMAWALVAEVEQEVKPMRERITAEEKSTVKYDQKVEEWEGKVQEANRILGQLQDQLEGVTQRMQQLQPQCAELKSRAQARNRDLKAAEAALHRKKTNLRDLEKDKDQLNKRIRELEHSISQTNSADTHAHVENLNHIQAELEQLLAEDRLGQVRAYEDCKKAQECCWKLQAELTEWQNVEEPQSEDLKPLEEELEELSSRISVCREEFEAARNQMLTHKREYEEAEQLSRQQREAFNSIAEEAETIKEQLSNSDEELARSKNHKKHYEEKRKAHVDMIETLKKNLYEKDQLLQASIEKAAEICPEHLEVRRTTKSLGSEISCLRHKINTQRDQQGHRDTIIRQFHQAKENFSNKARQVKGLEAIICQLTEIINTKNNVYADLRVYLSVRCKYYFDSMLSQRGYIGKMTFDHKNETLSISVQPGEGDKATLSDMRSLSRGERSFSTLCFILSLWAIAEAPFRALDEFNAYMDFVNRRISTDMMLKIAASQRYRQFIFLTTEGMSSLHGNSLIRILRLSDPDRSLGQTNTE, from the exons ATGTCGAAGAGAAAGAGCAGTAATTCAGGGCAGGCGCCTGATAAGAGAAGCCAGTTGTCTCAACCCGAGGCCTCTGAAGAGGATGAAACGGGCTACTTCAGTTCAGGAGAGGGCTTGAGCACATCACAGAGT gtCACAGGTGAAGTGGGCATCATAGAGAGTATCTCTCTAAGGAACTTCATGTGTCACTCGATGCTTGGTCCTTTTGCATTTGGTCCAAACGTCAACTTTGTTGTAGGAAACAATGGAA gTGGAAAAAGTGCCGTGCTGACAGCTCTGGTTGTAGCCCTGGGTGTTAAAGCTCACACCACGAACAGAGGCTCCTTTATCAAAGGATTTGTGAAGGAAGGAGAGCG TTTTGCAGATGTGTCCATCACTCTGAGGAACAGGGGTCGAGATGCGTATAAGCCAGAAGTGTTTGGCCAGTCCATCATCGTAGATCACTGTATCTCCAGCGAGGGAATGGAGACATATAATCTAAGAAGTAAAGCAG GTCACTTGGTGTCATCAAAAAAGGAAGAACTGATCTCCATTTTGGATCACTTTAACATCCAG GTGGACAATCCAGTCTCTGTCCTAACTCAGGAAATGAGTAAAGACATCCTCCACTCCAATGGAAAGGGCGACAAATATGAA TTTTTCTTGAAAGCCACTCGACTTGATCAGATGAAAGAAGATTTGACCTGCATCATGAAGACCAAGACCATGACCCAGAATACAGTGGAGAAGCACAGGGAG ACTCTACAAGAGCTAAAGAGAAAGTACCATGAGAAAGAAGAGCGCTATAAAAGTCTGGCTTCACTTGATGAAATGCAGAAGAAGTTGGATGAGCTGAAGAATCAGATGGCCTGGGCTCTG GTGGCGGAGGTGGAGCAGGAGGTGAAGCCAATGAGAGAACGAATCACAGCTGAAGAGAAGTCAACTGTCAAATATGACCAGAAGGTGGAAGAGTGGGAG ggGAAAGTTCAGGAGGCCAACAGGATATTGGGACAGTTGCAGGATCAGCTGGAGGGTGTGACGCAGCGGATGCAGCAGCTGCAGCCACAGTGCGCTGAACTGAAGAGCCGAGCACAGGCACGCAACCGAGATCTCAAAGCCGCTGAG GCTGCTCTTCATCGTAAAAAGACTAACTTGAGAGACCTTGAAAAGGATAAAGATCAGCTTAACAAGCGGATCCGAGAACTCGAACACAG CATAAGTCAGACGAACTCAGCTGACACTCATGCTCATGTGGAGAACTTGAATCACATTCAGGCTGAGCTGGAACAACTACTAGCTGAAGACAGACTGGGTCAAGTGAG agCCTATGAAGACTGCAAGAAAGCCCAG GAATGCTGTTGGAAGCTTCAAGCAGAGCTGACAGAATGGCAAAATGTTGAGGAGCCTCAGTCAGAAGACTTGAAACCTTTG GAAGAGGAACTGGAGGAGCTCAGCAGCCGAATAAGTGTTTGTCGAGAGGAATTTGAAGCTGCACGGAATCAGATGCTGACACACAAGAGGGAATATGAGGAGGCTGAGCAGCTCTCCCGGCAGCAGAGGGAAGCTTTCAACAGCATTGCAGAGGAAGCTGAGACCATAAAG GAGCAATTGAGCAACAGTGATGAGGAGCTGGCGAGgagtaaaaatcataaaaaacactATGAAGAGAAGCGGAAAGCCCATGTGGACATGATtgagacactgaagaagaacTTGTATGAGAAGGACCAGCTGTTACAG GCTTCCATAGAAAAAGCCGCAGAAATTTGCCCCGAGCACTTGGAGGTGAGGAGAACAACGAAGAGTTTGGGCAGTGAGATTAGCTGCCTCAGACACAAGATCAACACACAGCGAGACCAACAAGGACACAGAGACACTATCATCAG GCAGTTTCACCAGGCGAAGGAAAACTTCAGTAACAAAGCCCGACAGGTCAAGGGTCTGGAGGCTATCATCTGCCAGTTAACTGAGATCATAAACACCAAAAACAACGTCTACGCTGATCTGAGAGT GTATCTTTCTGTACGCTGTAAGTACTACTTTGACTCCATGCTGTCTCAGAGAGGATACATAGGGAAGATGACCTTTGACCATAAGAATGAGACTCTCTCCATATCA GTTCAGCCAGGAGAGGGTGATAAGGCCACTCTGAGTGACATGCGTTCACTGTCTAGAGGAGAGCGTTCGTTTTCTACCTTGTGCTTCATCCTGTCATTGTGGGCCATAGCTGAAGCTCCGTTCCGTGCTTTAGATGAGTTCAATGCATATATG GACTTTGTGAACCGGAGGATCTCCACGGACATGATGCTGAAGATCGCTGCCAGTCAGCGCTACAGACAGTTTATTTTCCTCACAACAGAGGGCATGAG